From the genome of Candidatus Defluviilinea proxima:
TCGATGGCGATCACATTAGATCGTATGAACTCCTTGTATTTTTCACAGCCATATTATGCTCCACCTATAGTAGCCCTTGTACATAAAGAGAATACAACCTATCAAAAACCAGAAGATCTTTCTGGCAAGCGTATTGGCGTATGTGTGGGTTGCACATTCGAAGAGTATTTGAAGGGAACATTAAAGTTACCAGGAGACGGAGTCAAATATCGTATTCGAGATGCGCAGATTATTGGGTATGAAAATGAAGACCCTGCCATCAGAGATTTGCTTCTTGGCGATGGCGCCAAGTTAGATGCCGTGCTTACACTCCTTCCGATAGCAAATCAGGCCATTGCTTCGGGACAATCGGTCAAGATACTGGGTGAGCCATTGTTTTTTGCTTATGCATCCATCACAGTTGACCGTTCCAGCCAAAGGGACTTAACGAGTTTGATGAAAGAGATCGATTTGGCAATCAAGGATCTTCATCAAAGCGGGATACTGAAACAGATGTCTGAAAACTACCATAAACAGGATCTAACCCAGGAAGCCGCCCGTTTCGACCTTTCATCCATCAATTGATTTCTGTGAAAACATTTAATCCTTTTGAAGGCTTTCGAATAACCAAAATACAAACTCGTTTGGTTTGGTATTACATTGTCTTCGCAGTTTTTACTGTGGCACTGGTCACCTATCTGACCTATACTCAGGCGGCCCGGTCGCTTCGCCTTACTTTGGAAGATAAACTAAGTACGATCGCTACCTTGAAAGAAGGCACCCTCAACCAATGGGTGGACGATCAACAGGGAACAGCGATCTTTCTAGCAAGCCTTCCGGAGTTACGCAGACTTGCCGGTATCATGTTAGATCCTGATGTCCCCCCGCAAAATCAGATGTCGGCCCGTGACGAATTGACGGCGCTTGTTACATTGATCGCCCAGCGAGCATCGGACTATAAGGATATCCAGATACTTGACATGAAGGGGAGCATCGTCGTCTCAGTTTCTCCTGGATATCTTGGAGCATCACAAGCAGATCAACTCTTTTTTATAGAGGGCCAAAAAAAGAATTTTGTTCAGAGCTTTTATGAATCTGAACTGTTCGGAAATACAACTCTTACTGTTTCTACACCACTGTTTAATGCAGATAATAAAAGGGTCGGTGTCTTAGCTTTGCATTTCAACATGAAGCGGATCGACGCAATCATTCGCGAGGGCCAAGAACTGGATGGAGATATTCAAAGTTATCTTATTGGCCCGAACGGTCAGATCATTACAGATGATCCCATTATTCTTTCAGGTACACCAATCTTTAAATCGTTCGCAATCGACGCCGCATTGGCTGGGAATAATGGTGTTGCTGAGTATGTTAACCATAACAGCGTGCCGGTTATCGGCAGATATCAATGGATTGGAAAAAGAAATGCAGCTTTTATTATTGAGATCAATGAACGAACTGCGCTTTGGCCTGCGCGTCGCCTCGCAGTGAATGTTGCATTGATCGGACTTCTCTTTTCGATTGGCCTTGTGATCGTTGTAGTCTTCATGGCCCGCCGCATAACCGCTCCTTTGCGGGCCCTTACCCGAACTGTGACCAACATCTCAGAAGGAAATTTGGACGCTTCAGCTCCGGTTCTTTCTAACGATGAAGTTGGTACGCTTGCCCGGGCCTTTAACTCCATGACGGAAAAGCTTCGCCAAACCATGTCTGGGCTGGAATCGGAATTACGTGAACGAAAACAAGCTGAAAGTGCCATGCGCGATAGTGAGGAGAAATTTCGCACCGTTTTTGAATCCAGTCCCATCGCCATTTGTGTCACTGCTATGGAGGATGGGCGCATATTGGATGCCAATTATGCCTTTTGGGATTTGACAGGCCTTACGTCAGAAAAAGCTATTGGCAAGAAAGCTGAAGAACTAAGACTCTGGGACGCCCGCGAAAAACGAGACCAGTTTATAGAGAACTTAAAGCAAAAAGGCTCACTTTATAACTCTGATGACACGATGTTCGATCAGGATGGCAACAAGAAGCACACCATCAGTTTTTTCCGTTCTGTAAAACTTGGTGGTGAAGAACGCGTCATCTCCATGTTCTATGACATGAGCACCCAAAAGCAGACCATGCAGGCACTGCAACAAAGTGAGGCACGGGTCCGTGCCCTGCTTGAAGCCGTGCCAGATATGATCGTCGAATTGTCGCTGGATGGGTTGGTGACTAGCATGATCCCTCCCAAAGGTATGGAGCAAGCCATGCCAGCAGGAGATTTTGTAGGGAAGCAGGTATATGAAATTTTTACAGAGTCTGTAGCTTCGCAAACTCTGTTTGCAGTGGAACGGGCCATACAGACCAATCAGATGAATGTTTTTGAGTTTGAAGTGACCATGGGCGCTACGAAACGGATAATGGAAGCACGTGTGGTGGCGAATACATCAGACACTGCCCTTATGATGGTCCGCGATATTACCCAACGCAAGTGGATCGAAACAGAACGTGAAGAACTTATCAGCCAATTGGAAGCCAAGAACAGGGAATCGGAAACTCTGCGTGAAAGTTTGACCAGTATTGTTACCACTTTCGACCTGAACATCGTCATGGAACGCGTCCTTGACCAGATCAAACTTGTGATCCCCTACGATACAGCTTCCGTTTGGCGTTTAGATGGTGAATTGCAAATAGCGATCACGACTCGTAATCTCCCGCCTGAGATCCCCATTGATACTCTTAAGTTCAGAATCGATCTGGATAACTCGTCACGACCGCTCGTCTATGAAGAAAAAGCTTTTGTATTGAATAACAATGTTCAGGATGAGTTGCCTGATTTCAAAGGGGTGCATTCCTACATCAATTCCTGGCTGGCGGTTCCTTTAAAGACCAGAGGTAGAGTAATTGGTCTGATTGCTCTGGATGGGAGACGAAAAGATCAATTCACTCAACATCATGCAGAGTTGGCGATAACATTTGCAGACCAAATGGCGGTCGCGTTGGAGAATGCGAATCTGTTTAACAGTCTTCAATCTGAGTTGGAACAACGACTTAAGTTGATCGATGAATTGAAAGCCATCAATGCTGAAGCCGAGACCATGCGTGAAAGTTTGGCGACCATTGTTGGCACTTTTGAATTTTCTGAGATCGTCGAAGAAATGCTTGATCAGATTCATCGTGTGATTCCTTACGACAGCGCTTCGGTCTGGCGCGTGGATGGCAAAATTCAAAGGTTTATGGCTGGGCGGAATCTTTCCGCAGACTTATTGAAAACTGTTTTGGAGTTTCCCATAGACGAACGGAATCAATCCACGCCTTTGATTACCGGTGAAAAGCCTTATATCATCAGTCAAGATGCGCAAAATGAACTGACTCAGTTGCGGGAGGAACGGTTTAACTATATAAACTCCTGGTTGGGGTTACCTCTCAAAGCACGAGGAAGGGTCATTGGTGTAATTGCTTTGGATGGCAGGCAAAAGTATCAATTCAACGAACACCATGTTGAGTTGGCAGTGGCTTTCGCTAATCAAGTTGCCATTGCGTTGGAAAATGCAGACCTGTTCTCCAATCTACAGACCGAATTGGCAGAACGCAAAGATTTGATAGAGCAACTCGAACGGAAGAACGCTGAGGCCGAGACTCTGCGTGAAAGCACTTCCATCGTTGTCGCTACATTGGATATTCCCCAAACTGTCCAACGCATTCTGGAGCAGATCAAACGTGTGGTGCAATATGACAGTGCCTCAGTTTGGTTGTATGAGGGCGATGATGCGGTTATGTTAGGGTCCAATGGTTTGCCGCCGGGTGTAGGGCTGGTTGGGAGATTCCCCATCAGTGAAAAAGAACCCGATTATGCATTCTTCGATGATCGGACAAAATACATCTTGCTCCATGATGTACAGGATCAATATTCCGTATTTCGTATCCCGCCTCAAAATTATATTCATGGTTGGTTGGCAGTTCCACTGCGCGCGCGTGGGAAGTTGCGTGGGTTTATATCCATGGATAGCCGCCAGCCTGGAAAATTTACTGAACATGATGCAGAGATCGCCTTTACATTTGCTGAGCAGGTTTCCATTGCTATAGAAAATGCGCGTTTATTTTCCAACCTTCAAACTGAACTGGATGAACGCCAGAAATTGATTGTTGAGCTGGAACTAAGAAACATAGAGTCTGAAACATTACGTGAAAGTACAGCTATTGTTGCCGCTTCATCCCTTGATATTAAAGAGACTGTTCAGCTTGTTCTTGAGCAACTTAGGCGTGTTGTTCAATATGATGCCGCCTCGGTTTGGCTGTATCACGGTGAAAAAGCAGTTATTGTAGGCTCGTATGGTTTACCTCATAATGTAAACCCGTCGGGTGAATATGTACGCAGTACAGATGCACCGGATCACCTCTTCTGGCAGAATGAGGAAAACCCTCCATCCTATAAGATCTTTGAAGATGTGGGAGAACACTACCCCATCTTCCGTGCCTATCCGCTCGACTATGTCCATGGTTGGTTGGGAGTTTCTTTGCGAGCACGCGACAAGCTACTCGGATACATTGCTCTCGACAGTCGTACTCGCGGAAAATTTACTGAACATGATGGTGAGATGGCTGTTTCATTGGCCAAACAAGTTTCGATTGCCTTGGAAACAGCGCGCCTCTTTTCGGACCTTCAAACTGAGTTGGCCACCCGCAAAGAGCTTATCACCGAATTGGAAACCAAAAACGCAGAGCTCGAACGTTTTACTTATACTGTTTCACATGATCTAAAATCACCTCTGTTTACCATCCGTGGATTCCTTGGCTATCTTGAAAGCGATGCTTTGAGCGGTAATCATGAGCGGCTTAAGAACGATGTGAAACGCATCGTGGATGCCACTGATAAAATGCAAAACCTGCTGAATGACCTGCTTGAATTGTCACGTGTTGGTCGCGTGGGGAACGAACTGGAAGTTATTCGGTTTGGAGACCTCGTGCATGAAGCAATTGAAATTGTGCATGGGCGCATTGCCGAACGTGGTATTGATGTTCACATTGCAGATAACCTTCCGATGGTTTATGGGGATAAAGTACGTTTAATTGAGGTAGTGCAAAACCTGGTGGATAATGCCGCTAAATTTATGGGCGATCAACCTGAACCGCATATTGAGATTGGGCAGATGGGGGAGGAGAACGGTAACCCTGTTTTTTATATTCGTGATAATGGTATTGGTATAGCACCGGAGCATCATGAACGTGTATTCGGTCTTTTCAACAAATTGGACGTAAAAGCCGATGGTACAGGGATCGGGCTTGCCCTTGTGAGACGGATCATTGAAGTTCACGGTGGCAGGATTTGGGTTGAAAGCGAAATAGGAAAGGGGGCTGTATTCTGTTTTACGTTACCCACTCCGCCTCATCAAACGTAGTTAGTGCTAGTCAGTAAGGAAACATAATTAACTGTTCACCATGCATGTGGATTATGTGGGCAGGATATTCGCTTGAAGTTTTGAAAAAAGCTATCGGATGCCGAAAGGCAGGTTTGGGTCCAGAAAGAAGCGAGATGCCTCTCAAATTTTATAGTTGTTGTTCGAGTGCATCCTCTTAATTGTTTTAAGTGATGTGGAAATGGTAGGCAACATGCGTAAATTTATGGACACGATAAAACGAAAAAACGAGTCACAGATTCGAGCGTCTGACCCGCTTGAAATCATGATGGAGGCTGAACAACGCCGCCTGTTCCTGCGTTATATCACTTATGGTTGGCTTATATTCGGCGTTATGGCACTGGCCGTTTTGCCATTCTTCCCCGAACAGCGTGTTGAACTTAGTTACCTTGTTATTGTTATATTTCCTACATGCCTGATAACTCACTTGCTGAATAGGCTAGAGAGAGCACAGTTGGCCGGGATCGTTTTTACGATCATGGTTGATGTTTCTTTTTATGGCCTTTTCCTGGTGCTTGCAAGGACAATGGGGGTTGAAAAGGTATTCGATACTCAGGTTTCGGTGTGGATGTTAATGGGGTTGGCAATTCCTTTTGCCGGTGCATTTATTCACCGGCGAGCTTCTTTAATTTTTGCCCTCATTAATACGGTTCTATTTATTACAACACATCTTGTTCTTGCGCCATCTGCGAATCCACGTCTTGGTACTATTGTATTTTGGTGGATGTTGGCTTTTGTGATTTTTCTCTATGAACGGACTCTTAACATGGCACTTACGCGTGTGCTGGATGAATTGGCCACGCGTAAGCAGATAGAAACCGCTTTGCGGACGAGTGAAGCACAATATCGATCTCTGGTTGAAAAGATCCCTGGTGCGGTCATGTTACATTTCGTAGCTCAACCTCGTAAGGTTGTGTATGTTAGCCCTGGGGTTGAAGACTTGTTGGGGTATACCGTCGATGAATGGATGAACGACAAGGTGACTTGGAAAAAAGTGATTCACCCGTTGGATACTGAACGCATTCTAGATGAAGATGTTCATAAAAAAACAAGGAACGATTTTTTCAAGGCTGAATATCGCATGTTACGCAAGGACGGTTCTTGGATATGGGTGAGTGAGCATTCATCCATGATTACGAACAGCGCTGGACAGCCGTTGTATTGGCAGTGTCTGTACCTCAACATCACCGAACGGAAAGAGGCCGAAAACGAATTGTTGAATAATGTGAGCAGGCTTCGTCTGGCAACACGGCTTGCACGTTTGGGTGTTTGGGATTGGGAGATCGCTACTGATAAGACATCCTGGCATGGTGAGATGTTCAATATCTATGGTGTGAAGCCTGATGAGTTTACGGGTAAATGGAGTGATTACATTCAATTCACACGAGAAGATTACCGTCAACGACAAAACGATGGCATTACTGCTGTGTCTAACAATAGCCTTACACTAGAGCAAATACAGAAAGATTATGTTGTTCCATTTAACCCAATAGAACTTTGTATTGTTCGACCTGACAACACAGAGGTGTACACTCTTGGCGAAGCAATAGCAGTTGCTGATGAACAAGGTCTGCCTGCACGAATGATCGGCGTTACTATTGATATCACTGAGCGTAAACGATCTGAACAGGAGCGGGAAAAGCTGATCGCCGAATTAACTTCTAAAAACGCAGAACTGGAGCGTTTTGTTTATACCGTATCACATGATCTTAAGTCGCCTCTTGTCACCATTAGGGGATTCATGGGTTATCTCGAGCAAGATGCTACAAGCGGGAATATGGAACGATTGAAACACGACTTGTTGCGTATCTCCTCGGCGGTGGAGAAAATGCAGGCACTCTTGAATAGTCTGCTTGAACTTTCTCGCATTGGCCGTTTTGTCAATCCGTCCCAACTTGTTCCGTTTGAAGAATTGGCGCGTGAAGCAGTATCTCTGGTAGATGCACGTGCCCGTGAAGGCGGTATTACTATAAAGATATTACCCGACCCATCCACACCAGTTATTTATGGTGATAAGTCTCGCCTTATTGAGGTTTTGCAAAATTTGCTTGAGAACGCTGTGAAGTATATGGGCGGCCAATCCGAGCCTTGGATCGAGGTCGGTCAACGCGGTATGGAGACAGAACACGGCAATCCAATTTTTTATGTTTGGGATAATGGCATGGGCATTGCTCCTGAATATCATGAAAGGGTTTTTGGTTTGTTCAATAAATTGGATGCGCGCAGTGAAGGGACCGGTATTGGCCTGACGCTCGTGAGGCGGATCCTTGAGTTTCATGGATGCAAGATATGGGTTGAGAGTGAGGTGGGTAAGGGGGCTAGATTCTGCTTTACGTTACCGCGCTCCCCGTGAGAAATAATGATGAATTGGAATAATGATATGAAACATATGATACAGGCTGTTGCAAGTTGGATCAAACAGCCAGACTTTGATGATCCTGACAAAAATCTTTCGGCTTTATATCTCCAAGTGATGTCATTGATCGCTGCGTTGATTATGGCGATCATATTTGTGATGTATATTGTTTATGGGGATACCACTTTTAGTGTGTTCCATGCTGGGGCTGTTTTGGTATATGTCCTGGTGGTTGTTCTGATCCGCAATAAAAGATTGCAACTTGCATCGAATATTTTTGTCTTTGCCATTCTGATTTTGTTGACCTTTGGAATATTGGCGGCAGGCAGTATTCATGCCAGTATGGCGTTGGTTTTCCCCATTCTGCTCGTATATGCCAGCCTGTTATTGAGTAGGAAGGGGTATATCTGGTATGGCATCTTGTGTGTATCCAATATCGCACTCATTATTTATGCCGAGAACCAGAAACTCATCCCTCCATATGTGGCGGACCCTCCCGAGTTGCCTTTGTTCTTATCCTATGCATTGTTACTGGTTGCCGTTGGGGTAATCATTCGGTTTATTACGGAGAATTTGCAAAACAATTTACGTAAAGTCCGTCAATATGCGGATGAGCTCTCGGTACAAAAGTCTATGCTTGACCGGGTGGGACAGGCAGTGATCGCGTGTAGGAAGGATAATACGATCATCTATTGGAATCAGGCTGCTACAGACTTATATGGTTGGCAGGCGGCGGAGGTGCTTGGTCGTTCTTATTTTGATGTGCTCCCTGTGCAATTACCGATCGATGTAGGAGCGATCCGTGATACGTTACGTGAAGGGAATATCTGGTCGGGTGAGATTATGGTTCAGAAGCGCTCTCAAGATTGGGTGCGCATACTGGGTACACTTTCTCCGCTTCATGACCGGAATGGAGTGACTACAGGTTGGATCGGTGTAGCCGCAGATTTGACGACGCGTGAGCGTGTTGAATTTGAATTGCGGCAACGTGAAGCTGTGTTGGAAGTTGTAGCAGATGTTGCGGGTCTGTTCTTGAACAACCCGAATTGGCGAGACAATATCAATATTATGCTTGAACGTTTGGGGAGAACGATCCATGCGACACATGTGTATTTATTTGAACAGTATCCATGGTTGAACGGGGATAATGTATCTTCAGTGCGTTATGAATGGACGGCTCCTGGCTATTCCAGTGAGCCACATAAGACAGAGTTCCATGATGCGGCGTTTCAAAAAGAAGGGCTTAATGAATATACTCGTACATTGTTAAGTGGAGGGCCTTTCTGGGGCAATACATCTTCTTTCACTTCGGCAGAGCGTGAATTCTTTTCAGGGCAGGGGATCAAAGCTATTGTTGAGATGCCGCTCTTTGTGAATGGTCTGTGGTGGGGCACGATCGGATTTGATGATTATGAACGGGAGCGTAATTGGAACAATGCAGAATTGGATGCGCTCAAGATCTTGGCTGGAATTTTAGTCGGGGCCATTCAGCGTCAGAACGCTGAATCAGCTGTTCGTGAGTCTGAACGGATCTATCGTCAGTCAATTGAAGCGGCGGATGCGGTCCCGTATTATCAGGATTACGATAGCAATAGCTATTTGTTTATCGGTGAAGGTATTTATCAATTGACAGGGTATCGTTCGGAGGAGATAAAGCCAGAGGTGTGGCTCAATATCGTTGAGGAAACGATCATGTTGGGCGATGCGATGGGTATAGAGGCGAGCGAGGCCGTCCAGTTGGTGCGAAATGGGAAGTTGAAATCGTGGCAATGCGATCAGAAAATACGAACGCGTGATGGCAAAGTCCGCTGGCTGACTGACCGTTCCATTGAGATCATTGGGAGTAACGGTATTCCACGCGGTTCCATTGGTATGTTGCAGGATATTACCGAAAGAAAACTGATCGAGGATGGGTTTCGGCAACGCGAGACGTTTCTTGAAGCAATGGCGTTTTCTGCTGAACAGTTCATCAAATCGTCAAATTGGCGTGGGAATATCAATGTTGTT
Proteins encoded in this window:
- a CDS encoding transporter substrate-binding domain-containing protein, producing MRYMFVCIALLLAACVHQNGQPVTQVGDKLTEIKARGTLIIATDPDYAPQSQLLKDMSPALGTKCEPTQYTANQFIGFDVAVAVAVANQLGVEPCFVTPPWSQLVAGNWGDNWDIHAGSMAITLDRMNSLYFSQPYYAPPIVALVHKENTTYQKPEDLSGKRIGVCVGCTFEEYLKGTLKLPGDGVKYRIRDAQIIGYENEDPAIRDLLLGDGAKLDAVLTLLPIANQAIASGQSVKILGEPLFFAYASITVDRSSQRDLTSLMKEIDLAIKDLHQSGILKQMSENYHKQDLTQEAARFDLSSIN
- a CDS encoding GAF domain-containing protein, which gives rise to MKTFNPFEGFRITKIQTRLVWYYIVFAVFTVALVTYLTYTQAARSLRLTLEDKLSTIATLKEGTLNQWVDDQQGTAIFLASLPELRRLAGIMLDPDVPPQNQMSARDELTALVTLIAQRASDYKDIQILDMKGSIVVSVSPGYLGASQADQLFFIEGQKKNFVQSFYESELFGNTTLTVSTPLFNADNKRVGVLALHFNMKRIDAIIREGQELDGDIQSYLIGPNGQIITDDPIILSGTPIFKSFAIDAALAGNNGVAEYVNHNSVPVIGRYQWIGKRNAAFIIEINERTALWPARRLAVNVALIGLLFSIGLVIVVVFMARRITAPLRALTRTVTNISEGNLDASAPVLSNDEVGTLARAFNSMTEKLRQTMSGLESELRERKQAESAMRDSEEKFRTVFESSPIAICVTAMEDGRILDANYAFWDLTGLTSEKAIGKKAEELRLWDAREKRDQFIENLKQKGSLYNSDDTMFDQDGNKKHTISFFRSVKLGGEERVISMFYDMSTQKQTMQALQQSEARVRALLEAVPDMIVELSLDGLVTSMIPPKGMEQAMPAGDFVGKQVYEIFTESVASQTLFAVERAIQTNQMNVFEFEVTMGATKRIMEARVVANTSDTALMMVRDITQRKWIETEREELISQLEAKNRESETLRESLTSIVTTFDLNIVMERVLDQIKLVIPYDTASVWRLDGELQIAITTRNLPPEIPIDTLKFRIDLDNSSRPLVYEEKAFVLNNNVQDELPDFKGVHSYINSWLAVPLKTRGRVIGLIALDGRRKDQFTQHHAELAITFADQMAVALENANLFNSLQSELEQRLKLIDELKAINAEAETMRESLATIVGTFEFSEIVEEMLDQIHRVIPYDSASVWRVDGKIQRFMAGRNLSADLLKTVLEFPIDERNQSTPLITGEKPYIISQDAQNELTQLREERFNYINSWLGLPLKARGRVIGVIALDGRQKYQFNEHHVELAVAFANQVAIALENADLFSNLQTELAERKDLIEQLERKNAEAETLRESTSIVVATLDIPQTVQRILEQIKRVVQYDSASVWLYEGDDAVMLGSNGLPPGVGLVGRFPISEKEPDYAFFDDRTKYILLHDVQDQYSVFRIPPQNYIHGWLAVPLRARGKLRGFISMDSRQPGKFTEHDAEIAFTFAEQVSIAIENARLFSNLQTELDERQKLIVELELRNIESETLRESTAIVAASSLDIKETVQLVLEQLRRVVQYDAASVWLYHGEKAVIVGSYGLPHNVNPSGEYVRSTDAPDHLFWQNEENPPSYKIFEDVGEHYPIFRAYPLDYVHGWLGVSLRARDKLLGYIALDSRTRGKFTEHDGEMAVSLAKQVSIALETARLFSDLQTELATRKELITELETKNAELERFTYTVSHDLKSPLFTIRGFLGYLESDALSGNHERLKNDVKRIVDATDKMQNLLNDLLELSRVGRVGNELEVIRFGDLVHEAIEIVHGRIAERGIDVHIADNLPMVYGDKVRLIEVVQNLVDNAAKFMGDQPEPHIEIGQMGEENGNPVFYIRDNGIGIAPEHHERVFGLFNKLDVKADGTGIGLALVRRIIEVHGGRIWVESEIGKGAVFCFTLPTPPHQT
- a CDS encoding PAS domain-containing protein, with amino-acid sequence MDTIKRKNESQIRASDPLEIMMEAEQRRLFLRYITYGWLIFGVMALAVLPFFPEQRVELSYLVIVIFPTCLITHLLNRLERAQLAGIVFTIMVDVSFYGLFLVLARTMGVEKVFDTQVSVWMLMGLAIPFAGAFIHRRASLIFALINTVLFITTHLVLAPSANPRLGTIVFWWMLAFVIFLYERTLNMALTRVLDELATRKQIETALRTSEAQYRSLVEKIPGAVMLHFVAQPRKVVYVSPGVEDLLGYTVDEWMNDKVTWKKVIHPLDTERILDEDVHKKTRNDFFKAEYRMLRKDGSWIWVSEHSSMITNSAGQPLYWQCLYLNITERKEAENELLNNVSRLRLATRLARLGVWDWEIATDKTSWHGEMFNIYGVKPDEFTGKWSDYIQFTREDYRQRQNDGITAVSNNSLTLEQIQKDYVVPFNPIELCIVRPDNTEVYTLGEAIAVADEQGLPARMIGVTIDITERKRSEQEREKLIAELTSKNAELERFVYTVSHDLKSPLVTIRGFMGYLEQDATSGNMERLKHDLLRISSAVEKMQALLNSLLELSRIGRFVNPSQLVPFEELAREAVSLVDARAREGGITIKILPDPSTPVIYGDKSRLIEVLQNLLENAVKYMGGQSEPWIEVGQRGMETEHGNPIFYVWDNGMGIAPEYHERVFGLFNKLDARSEGTGIGLTLVRRILEFHGCKIWVESEVGKGARFCFTLPRSP
- a CDS encoding PAS domain S-box protein — encoded protein: MKHMIQAVASWIKQPDFDDPDKNLSALYLQVMSLIAALIMAIIFVMYIVYGDTTFSVFHAGAVLVYVLVVVLIRNKRLQLASNIFVFAILILLTFGILAAGSIHASMALVFPILLVYASLLLSRKGYIWYGILCVSNIALIIYAENQKLIPPYVADPPELPLFLSYALLLVAVGVIIRFITENLQNNLRKVRQYADELSVQKSMLDRVGQAVIACRKDNTIIYWNQAATDLYGWQAAEVLGRSYFDVLPVQLPIDVGAIRDTLREGNIWSGEIMVQKRSQDWVRILGTLSPLHDRNGVTTGWIGVAADLTTRERVEFELRQREAVLEVVADVAGLFLNNPNWRDNINIMLERLGRTIHATHVYLFEQYPWLNGDNVSSVRYEWTAPGYSSEPHKTEFHDAAFQKEGLNEYTRTLLSGGPFWGNTSSFTSAEREFFSGQGIKAIVEMPLFVNGLWWGTIGFDDYERERNWNNAELDALKILAGILVGAIQRQNAESAVRESERIYRQSIEAADAVPYYQDYDSNSYLFIGEGIYQLTGYRSEEIKPEVWLNIVEETIMLGDAMGIEASEAVQLVRNGKLKSWQCDQKIRTRDGKVRWLTDRSIEIIGSNGIPRGSIGMLQDITERKLIEDGFRQRETFLEAMAFSAEQFIKSSNWRGNINVVLERLGRALGVTHSYLFEKRSDEVGRSVMTMSYEWTAAGFSSDLNNPLFQNYELPHPSLKRFRETLERGEPLIASPSVVTEDEKNYLASIGVKSLLEMRIVVNGEQWGTIGFDDMVNEREWTVVEVDVIRVAANVLGAAIKRQIDEEMLQSELSERKRAEQALLFSEKKFFQVFHTTPVLMTLEDADENFVEVNDAFVKALGYTRDKLIGHHPAEFDLIPLPDDKQKAQKNMREKGGFRDLEIRVRRKSGELFTTLMSVERLHLDNTLYILTSALDISERQQSEAEREKLIAELESKNKELEQFTYTVSHDLKSPLVTITGFLGYLEQDVASGNIVRLRKDMQRIHEAVLKMQRLLNELLELSRIGRMMNPPQKVSFDELVNEAAEIVRGRLDERNVTLHTHPNLPSVYGDRPRLVEVLQNLIDNAAKYMGDQPFPHIEIGQRGVDAEHEYPIFYVQDNGIGILPEYHDRIFGLFNKLNATSEGTGVGLALVKRIVEIHGGRIWVESELEKGSTFLFTLPTGPSD